One genomic segment of Leptospira yasudae includes these proteins:
- a CDS encoding patatin-like phospholipase family protein: protein MPPVLDDSIAFERKQETPSAIEEAFQGLWLEDEICFAIAGGGCKAFYGLGFGHEMKSWGLKFREVSGVSAGAAMVLCLLCGDEEECVAFFENIVRKNPANFYLSRLFKGERAFPHEEMYRKTIRFGMDFQKIMKSGTKVFIHTLRAIPKEDSFKNKFRLARLIAETAKAFLEDERDRLRGLNSQRMQRILRNWNMKEVLFTEKDFENEQTVEQIILNSSSVPPIVSVQSLGKEYYFDGGLTNNLLLEAFPPDKKTIGIYYEPTTIIGKDPKLLERCFLQMPSEPLPITSFDYTDPIGVRRAYELGKQDARLNKEKIFEYLKRDWAKAFSSLKSK from the coding sequence ATGCCTCCCGTTTTAGACGACTCGATCGCATTTGAACGAAAACAAGAAACCCCCAGCGCCATCGAAGAAGCCTTTCAAGGACTTTGGCTCGAAGACGAGATTTGTTTTGCGATCGCCGGAGGAGGATGTAAGGCGTTTTACGGATTGGGATTCGGCCACGAAATGAAAAGCTGGGGGCTGAAATTCCGGGAAGTCTCCGGAGTATCCGCCGGAGCGGCGATGGTTCTTTGTCTACTTTGCGGAGACGAAGAAGAATGTGTGGCTTTCTTCGAAAACATCGTCCGAAAAAATCCCGCTAACTTTTATCTCAGCCGACTTTTCAAGGGGGAAAGGGCGTTTCCGCACGAGGAAATGTATCGGAAAACGATTCGATTCGGAATGGACTTTCAAAAGATCATGAAGTCCGGAACGAAAGTATTCATTCACACGTTACGCGCCATTCCCAAAGAGGATTCTTTCAAGAACAAATTCCGTTTGGCGAGGTTAATCGCCGAAACCGCAAAGGCGTTTCTAGAGGACGAACGGGATCGTCTGCGCGGACTCAACAGCCAAAGAATGCAGAGAATTCTCCGAAATTGGAATATGAAAGAGGTCTTATTCACGGAAAAGGACTTTGAGAACGAACAAACGGTGGAACAGATCATTCTCAATTCTTCCTCCGTTCCGCCGATCGTATCCGTGCAGAGTCTCGGAAAAGAATATTATTTCGACGGAGGATTGACGAACAACCTTCTTCTCGAAGCGTTTCCTCCCGATAAAAAGACGATCGGAATCTACTACGAACCCACGACAATCATAGGGAAGGATCCGAAATTGCTCGAACGTTGTTTTTTACAGATGCCTTCCGAACCGTTGCCGATCACTTCCTTTGATTATACCGATCCGATCGGAGTCAGAAGGGCGTACGAACTCGGAAAACAGGACGCGCGCTTGAACAAGGAAAAAATTTTCGAATATCTCAAGCGCGATTGGGCCAAGGCCTTCTCATCCCTGAAATCCAAATAA